CCTGGTCATCGGCAAGACCGAGGCTTGTATAGGACCACAGAGACAAGAACGTAAGAAACGAAATCGAGCGCATGGAATCTCTCATGTGCGAAGTTTTGATTTAGGGCGTACAGACCGCTTCAGGCGTCAGAGCATCATCGGCCGCTGGTTCCCAGCAGCCCCCCTCGACGGCCTTGGGCTTCACGATCGAGCACCAGAGGGATTTATTCAGAGTCTTGACAGGTGCTGTCGCCGTCTGGCTATGAAGCGCAAGGCTCGACTTGAAAAAATCCTTGAGGGAAACCGTGCGGACGCTCGCTTCGTTATCTTTGATGCTCAGGTTGTCATCGAGGCAGATTTTAGCGCCGTAATCTTTCATCCAAACCTGAATGCTGTCATTGCGAGCCTTGACGGCCTGTGGGACTTTGGCGGAAACAGCCGGGAAGAGATACTGAAGGGCATAGCCCAAAAGGTTGGCTTTCTCGCCTGTCTGACAGAGGGTGATCACGCGGTTGATGTCCTGGACCGTCTGAAAGCCTTCTTTTTCCACCATATCCTTATAGGCTTTGGCGAGGTCGAGCATGGTTTTTCTTTGATCAGGAGTCTTTTCAATTTCATCATTGATAAAGGAATTGAGGCGCCCATCATAACGAATCTGCGGGCCGCTATAGCGCTGAAAAATTCCAGCCAGAGCGGAATTCGCAGCCACCAGCTCATAGGGTGATGCCAGCTGTAGGGACTCGTTCTGGATGTCGGGATTGGCTCCTTGCAACAGGAGATATTCAATAAAGGAAGGATCAGGATTCGCGCTCTCGACTGCGTAATGCAGCGGAGTGCGCCCGGTCTTCTCTTCCTGAAGATTGAGGTTCAAACGTACGCCGTCCGCAAGAGTGGGTTCCTCGCGCGGGCTTTCACAATTCAGGCGAAGGGGAGGGTCGATCGTTCCGAGGCGGCTGATCAGTTGTCCCACAAGGGCCGTATCATTTTTACTGGAAGCGACATGCAGCAGGCCGCGGCGCATCCCTTCATAATTGAAAAAGATATTGGGATCCGCACCCTGATCCAGGAGTTCGTTCACCAGTTCCTGCCAGGGGGCTTTATTTGCAGCCTGAAAATAGCGAGCGGCTATGAGGCCCAAAGCTGTGGTGGCTTCACCTGGAAACACCCGGTTGATGTCGTTCGGGTAGTACTGCAGCCATGTTTGAAGGCCTGCTTTGACCTCAGCAGGATCGTTTGAAGTCAAGGTGAGCAAAGGATTGATGGTATCTTCCGGCAAGCGTTCGGCCTGCCTGACTTCGTTCTTCTCTTGTGTGCAGGCCACGGCCAAGGCCAATACCAAGGATACGAGGATCAGTTGTTTCATAGTCGGCGCCTTTATCATTGATGACGAGGATGCAAAAGAAGGAGGACGCCCAAGCCTTGGCCTGAATGTCCTCCTCCGTGATACCTTTCAGGCCCTCTTACAGACCTTTGACCCAACCTTGAGTCCAATCAGCTGAGCTGCCGCTCAATGTTTCGACAGCGCCGGCGAAGAATGCTTCCTCAAAGAAGCTGTCACGTGACAGGTCGACGAAGGTGCTGAATGCAGGGGAGTTTTCATTCTGAACAGCGTAACCATTCAGCATGGGATCAGCTTCAACATTGGTACCGGACTGATTGAAAAGACTGGAGACCGTGAAAGGATCCGCCGAGGAATCAGCAAATGTGGTGCTGCATTTGGCAACAACGCCTTCGAATGTCACCTGACGGGCGTTGAAGGTTTCTGCGTCATCCAGATTGATGCAGCTGCTGGTCGCACCGCTGATCACGCTGTTATAGAAACTTGCGCCTGTGCCGCGGCGCAGAAGGATGCCATCACCTTTTTTGGGCGAACCGCCAAGGATGGTGAGGTTGGCGATGGTGGGGTTCGAGCGGGGTGCGGCCGCCTGGTTATTCACATTGTTATCAGCTTCAATCCCATTATTGCCGTCATCGGCGAATTGCTTGATCAGAACATACTGGGCCTTGCCGGTCCAGCCGAAGTCCCAGTCGAGACCATCATCCTGCGAGCCGGCGATCACGATGTGCTTCAGGTTCACAGTCCCACCGAAGAGTTCGATACCATCATCGTTGCTGCCGATGACCTGAACGAAATCGACAGTGGTGTCGCTGCCGACGCTATTCAGGGTCAAACCGTTCAGCTCGTTATCAGGCGAAACTTCGAAACCTGGGTATTCGATGCGGACATAACGGATAACGCCCGAGTTGTCATTGGCGATCGTACCGCCGTAACTGGCATCCACGCCACCTTCTGGCGAATTTTCACAGACGCTGGCATTCGCGTCGCGGCACTGGTTCAGAGTCGAACGTCCGTTCACAACCAAACCGCCCCACTGACCGCGGGTGGTCTTGCCTGGTTCAAAGCCGGTCATGACGATAGGTGCATCGGCACGGCCTTCCGCAAAAATCTTCGAACCGCGGCGGATCGCGAGAAAGTCACGACCGTTGCTGCCGCGAATGGTCACGCCAGCGTTGATGCTCAAGGCTGCGTTCTGGGCTTCGTTTCCAACATAAACTGCACCCTGGAGCAGATAGGTATGATCAGAGGTCAGAGTTGTATTCTGAAGGATCGTCCCTGCAAGACCGCAGGCTGGACGGTTGACAAGATCCGAGCCAGGGAGCCCTTGTGGATACGTCGCGGAAAGATCCAGAGTTCCCTGAGGGCACGCCGCCAAGGCCGATCCTTGCCATACAATAAAGCTAGCCGATACCAACAGCGTCTTCATACAAGCAGAACGCATAGTGCTTTCTCCAAAAAACGTTTAGAAAGTTTAGATACGCTGGGGGATTTACTACAGAGCGCAGGCTGGCTCGTTAAAGTTTGTGTGAATGTCTGCTTAATTTTCGATGTTTGTTTTTTGATCAGACCTGACTCAAACGAAGATGTCGGATGGGAATAGAAAAGCCCGTGTCGAGGGGGCGACACGGGCCAAGAGCGGTTATCTGCTGGATATACGACTCTTTTACGGGATCACGACAGAGAGCCCAGGTCCCAGGCTACAGGTTTTTGCCGCAAACTGAGCGTAGGCTTGATGAATTTGTTATAAATCTTTCTGGCAGTTTCAGGCGAAGCTGCCGAGAATCTGATACGTCGCTCCGCTTGATCCTCCTTTGGGGCCGCGCTGTGAACTGAAATAAAGCGTATTGTTTAAGGGATTGATGGCCGGTCCTGTGATTTCCGAGTCGTCCTGATCGACGAGTTGAACCATAGGATAGATATCTCCATAAGGCCCGAGGATCACGATCTGCATGTCGCCGCCATCTTCCGCCACCAGAATGTGACCATCAGCGCTGACGACCACATTATCCACGCCGCTCAGGATTTTGCTTTTCGCTGTGCTGCGATCATAGACGACGCCAAGCTTTTGCTCAGTGGTGGAATAGGACCAGACGCGATTGTCACCTTTGCTGGTGAAATAGATTAGGCCTTCGTGGAACCAAATACCTTCACCGCCGTCAAACGCGCGACTGTTTTTCACCTGCTTACGCGTGGGCGTTGCAAACGTTCCGGGAACCGGGTTATCCAAAGCCGCCCAGCTTACATTACCATCCCGATCGATGACGGCGACTTCCAGCAGACCTTTTTGAAGGTTCATGCGCCCATCGGCATAGATTTCGCTGGGCGTATAGCGGTAGAAACGGCCATCGGATTCATCTTCCGTTAAATAAATATGACCATTCACCGGGTCCACGGCCGCCGCTTCATGCTTGAATTTTCCAAGGCCTTCACAAAGGACGCCCGGTTTCTTTCCATAGGGGTCGCATTCGAAGACCCGTCCGCCGCTGTATTCTTCACAGGAAAGCCATGTACCCCAGGGTGTGGGTCCACCTGCGCAGTTGCTCGTCGTTCCATCCAGGATGGAATACGCATCGATGATGCCGCCGCTGCTATCAAAACGAAGAGCGCCGACGCCCCCACCACTCAAGGGAACTTCACTGTTGGATGCATAGATCCAGCCACCATCCTCGGTGGCGAAGCAGGCTCCGCCGTCGGGAAGTGTGTGCCACTTATAAGCTGTCTCGGAGCCATCCGCACGCCGCACCTTTTTACCCGATTGCGCGATCATCTGCCCTGTGAAGCCTTCGGGAAGGCGCATACCCGCAGCATTTGCGGCCCGAAGCGTACCGAGGTTCTTCAGGGTTCGGTAATCCACAAAAGGCTGGGCGGACACCATCGACGTCAGCGCAGGACCCAGGCTCAGTGCGCCCATGGCACCAAGGGAATTCAGCAAAAAGTTACGGCGATCGAGAGTCTTCATACAGGAGATCTCCAAGGCTGCGAGGATTTGTTTTGTTGCTGGCAATCTAAGCGAGGAGCATAAAGCCAGGATAAGCATTTGGCAAATATCTAAGGCCCTTGTTGAATTTTTTCGAACGCTTGAGTGGCTCCAAATTTGCATTAATCAACCGAGATCCCGATGACGGGTTCGAAGCTATTTTCCAATGAACAAAGGCGAGGGAAAGGGACGTTATGGCAATGCAACATTCACAGGACATGCGGTTTCCTGTCGGTAATCTCCGTCAGAGCCTGAACAATATGCCAGGCAAGACAGAAGTCAGTAAAGCGGTTCGCGTTATGTATCGGCTTGGATACGCTGCCAAAGGTCTGGTGTTTGCGATTATCGGTGTCATGGCTCTTATGCTCATGCTGGGTATGGGCGGTCAGCTGTCAAATCCTACTGATGCCCTGAAGGTGATTAACCGGCAGCCGTTTGGACAATTTCTTTTATTGGCGACCGGGATTTCGCTGCTTGGCTTTGTGCTGTGGCGCGTGGCCCAGTCCATCTTCAACGTGGAGCATAAACCCAATAAGCCCATGAATATCGCCAAGCGTATCGGTTACGCGATCAGTGGCGCGACCTACCTCTCCCTGGCCATCCTCGCCATTCGTGGTTTCAGCGAAGGGCGGGTGCAGAATAGTGAAGGCAGCATGGGTTTGACCGCGAAGGCCCTTGAAATGCCGGCCGGGCCCACGCTGGTGATGCTGGCAGGCGCGATCATCATCGGCGTTGGAATTTTCCACGCGGTGCTGGGCCTGACGAAACGTTTTATGAAGCAGTATGAACAGGGCCGCATGACCGAGAAGGAAAGGGATATCGTGGAGAAGGCGGGCATGATCGGTCTGCCCGCCCGTGGTTTTACATTTGGGATCATCGGCTACTTCTTCATCCGCGCCGGTATGCATGCGAATGCCGCTGAAACCCGTAATACCAAAGGCGTGATGGAACATATACTGAGCATGCCGATGGGGGAACTGATCCTGGCGATCATCGCCGTCGGCTTTATTTGCTACGCGATCTACTGCTTTGCTGCGGCCCGCTTCCGCCGCTTTGCTTAAGCGATCAAGGGGCCCCGCGGATCAGGGGCCCTTGCTCAAAGCCTCAGCTTTCTTCAGAAGAGCCTCCAGATAATCCCCTCCGCCCAATGCGATATCACGCACCACGCCTTTCGAATCGACTAATAAAAACGTGGGGATCGAACCGACCTGCAGCGCGGTTTGAAGACCCTGCTCCGCGTCGATGGCGATGGTGTAATTCATTTTTTCGGTCTTGAGGAATTGTTTCACCAGCTCCTCGTTCTCATCGGTGATCCCAATAAACTGAACCTTGGAATGAGCCGGCGCCCACTGATTGATGCGGGGAATCGCAGCCCGGCACGCGGGGCACCAAGTGGCCCAGAATTCAATGATGCTGACTTTCCCTGCAAGGTTCGCGTTGGTCAGGGTTTTGCGATCACTGACCGTCACGATCTTGAAGGCGGGCAGGGGTTTATCGAGCACCTGCTGCTGCATCAGCTCCACGCGATCGGGCAGGGCCTCCAGTTTCAAGGTTTTCTTTTCCACCTTGCCCTGGCGCGTGAAATGAACCGTCACGCTATTGCCCACGCCCTTGCTGCGAAGGACGGCCATCAGTTCATCGCGACTTTGCACGGCGCTCGAATCAATGGCCGTGATCAGATCCCCTGGCTGCAGACCGGCTTTTTCCGCCGGCGTCTTGCTCAAAACGCTTTTGATCAGTATGCCCGCCTTGCCCTTTTCATCGATGGCCACACCGAGCCAGGGTTGAGCCTGCTGCAGGGGCGCCGCATTGAGAAGAGTCGCGATAAAATAAAACATCCAAGCAATCTTCCAGCCTCTCATCATCTCTTCTCCCAACGTTGATAAAAAGACAGAACGTCATCCAAATAGGGATTTCGGATCGCATCCCTTTCGTTCCAGATCTCATGAAAACTTTCCCGATAAAGATGCGGCTCCGAACTCGGGGCGCGCCTGCAGAACTCCTGAATCGCATCCGCCCGCACAAGGCGATCGCAGCCAGCCGTGGCCACAAAGAGCGGCATCCTGAGCTTTGCCATGCGCTCCGGCTCCAAAAGTTCCCGGGCACCGGCAAAGGTCGTCAGCACCCAGCGATTGGTGGGGCCGGCCATGCGCAGATCCGCTTTCATCGTTTCCTCTTTGAAATGTTCAAAGCGTTCCCGTGATCGCGTACCGGCCAGCTTAAACGACCAGAATTCCGCCGCGGTCTGCGCTCCTCCGAGCGAACATTTATCGGGAGCATGCAGACGGGCCAGGATGCGGGCGAGCCAGATGGCGAAGGCTACCGGCATCCCGCGCAGACTTGGAACGAGCAGGGGCGACGAGAGAACAGCCGCCTGAACGCGCTCCGGATACTTTTGCATGAAGTCGATCGCGATCGCGCCTCCCAGGGAATGACCGAAGAGAAAGGTCGGGACCTCGGGCCCTTGGGGAAGCGTCTGCATGATCAGGTGAAGATCAGCGGCGTAGTCCGGGAAATTCAGCACATCGACGCTATGTTTCTCGGGGCCGACGCGATCCGACCAGCCATGGCCGCGATGATCCCAGACATAAACGGAATAGGCGTTTTGAAAGAAGAGGAAGGCCAGCTCTCGATATTTCATGGTGCTTTCCGCATAGCCATGCGCAATGAAAATCCGAGCCCGCGGATTCGGATGCAGCCTGTGCCATGTGTAAAGCCGCAGTCCATCCGCTGCGTTCAACACAGTCTCCTGGCCCTCCTTCCAAAACGGAAGTATGGTTTTCTTATAGGATTCCGCATAGCCTTTCTCGCTGATGCGGTCCTCGCTTTCCCATCCATTCATCCCGTGCTGCCTCATGCCTGGCTGAAGAAGACTTCCATTGTAGCAGAATTTCACGAAGCTTCCCCTTGTCATTCGGCACGCCTTGCCTTAACAGAATTGAGAAGGCTTTTATCACGAAAAGGGGCAACCGATGACTCTGCATACAGTGTTCGAAGGTGTGATCCAAGGACTTCGGGAATCCTTGCTCGACATGCAGCATCTGGTTTTCTGTCTTCTTCTGGGTCTTGTGCTTTTCACGCTGCGCAGAAGGCCGCGCGACGCCTTTTTCTATATCCTGGCTCTCTTTCCCGGATATGCCCTGGAACGCTATCAACCCTGGCCTCCGGTTTTGGTGAATGTGGTTGTGGCTCTGACGGTGGCCTTTGCGCTCTTTCAGGAGTGGATGTATGAAAAATTGGCATCCTACACTCTTCCCTTTCTGGTGCTGGCCGGTTTCTTCCACGGCCTCAGTTTCAGCCAGGATGTGCCCGGCAGCTCGACGCCCGCGTTCCTTGCCTATACGCTGACAGCGACTCTGGTGCAGGCGCTGATCATCTATGCTTTTGGGGTCATTTGCCGGCGAATTTCCCTGAAATCGCCCGATGGCTTCGAGGGCCTGGAAAATATACTCAGCGCTGTGGGAACGGGTGTAGCTCTGGCTTATTTCGTTTTGGCATTTTGACCGATCTCCCCGGATGAGCCTTGCTCCGGCTCTTCGCTCAGGATCGGGCTATTTGCTTGCAATTCCAGGACACAAAAGCTACAGAGACCCCTTGTCGAAATTGGGACAATTTGGACGAAAGGACAAAATAATGAGTCGGGTTCTCATCGTTGGTGCAGGTGGTGTTGGCGGCGTGGTGGCGCATAAATGTGCCCAGGCAGCTAATGTTTTCGATCATATTACCCTGGCCAGCAGGACACTGGCTCGCTGCGAGAAAATTCGCCAGCAGGTCAAGGAGCTGCAAGGCCGCGATATCGATATCGCGCAGGTCGATGCCGATAACGTTCCGGAAATGGTGGCTCTGATCCGTAAAGTGAAACCCGATGTGGTCGTGAACGTGGCGCTTCCTTACCAGGATTTGCCGATCATGGACGCATGTCTGGAAGCTGGCGTTGCCTATTTGGATACAGCGAACTACGAGCCGCGCGATGTCGCGAAGTTCGAATACAAATGGCAGTGGGCTTACCGCGAAAAATACGAAAAAGCCGGCCTCATGGCTTTGCTCGGTTCCGGTTTCGACCCAGGCGTGACCAACGTGTTCTGTGCCTATGCGCAGAAGCACCTCTTCGACGAAATCCACAGCGTGGATATCGTGGACTGCAACGCCGGAAGTCATGGCAAAGCATTCGCCACCAACTTCAACCCGGAAATCAACCTTCGGGAAGTGACGGCCAATG
The genomic region above belongs to Oligoflexus sp. and contains:
- a CDS encoding alkaline phosphatase PhoX, whose protein sequence is MKTLDRRNFLLNSLGAMGALSLGPALTSMVSAQPFVDYRTLKNLGTLRAANAAGMRLPEGFTGQMIAQSGKKVRRADGSETAYKWHTLPDGGACFATEDGGWIYASNSEVPLSGGGVGALRFDSSGGIIDAYSILDGTTSNCAGGPTPWGTWLSCEEYSGGRVFECDPYGKKPGVLCEGLGKFKHEAAAVDPVNGHIYLTEDESDGRFYRYTPSEIYADGRMNLQKGLLEVAVIDRDGNVSWAALDNPVPGTFATPTRKQVKNSRAFDGGEGIWFHEGLIYFTSKGDNRVWSYSTTEQKLGVVYDRSTAKSKILSGVDNVVVSADGHILVAEDGGDMQIVILGPYGDIYPMVQLVDQDDSEITGPAINPLNNTLYFSSQRGPKGGSSGATYQILGSFA
- a CDS encoding alpha/beta fold hydrolase — encoded protein: MNGWESEDRISEKGYAESYKKTILPFWKEGQETVLNAADGLRLYTWHRLHPNPRARIFIAHGYAESTMKYRELAFLFFQNAYSVYVWDHRGHGWSDRVGPEKHSVDVLNFPDYAADLHLIMQTLPQGPEVPTFLFGHSLGGAIAIDFMQKYPERVQAAVLSSPLLVPSLRGMPVAFAIWLARILARLHAPDKCSLGGAQTAAEFWSFKLAGTRSRERFEHFKEETMKADLRMAGPTNRWVLTTFAGARELLEPERMAKLRMPLFVATAGCDRLVRADAIQEFCRRAPSSEPHLYRESFHEIWNERDAIRNPYLDDVLSFYQRWEKR
- a CDS encoding redoxin family protein; the protein is MFYFIATLLNAAPLQQAQPWLGVAIDEKGKAGILIKSVLSKTPAEKAGLQPGDLITAIDSSAVQSRDELMAVLRSKGVGNSVTVHFTRQGKVEKKTLKLEALPDRVELMQQQVLDKPLPAFKIVTVSDRKTLTNANLAGKVSIIEFWATWCPACRAAIPRINQWAPAHSKVQFIGITDENEELVKQFLKTEKMNYTIAIDAEQGLQTALQVGSIPTFLLVDSKGVVRDIALGGGDYLEALLKKAEALSKGP
- a CDS encoding DUF1206 domain-containing protein → MQHSQDMRFPVGNLRQSLNNMPGKTEVSKAVRVMYRLGYAAKGLVFAIIGVMALMLMLGMGGQLSNPTDALKVINRQPFGQFLLLATGISLLGFVLWRVAQSIFNVEHKPNKPMNIAKRIGYAISGATYLSLAILAIRGFSEGRVQNSEGSMGLTAKALEMPAGPTLVMLAGAIIIGVGIFHAVLGLTKRFMKQYEQGRMTEKERDIVEKAGMIGLPARGFTFGIIGYFFIRAGMHANAAETRNTKGVMEHILSMPMGELILAIIAVGFICYAIYCFAAARFRRFA
- a CDS encoding HupE/UreJ family protein → MTLHTVFEGVIQGLRESLLDMQHLVFCLLLGLVLFTLRRRPRDAFFYILALFPGYALERYQPWPPVLVNVVVALTVAFALFQEWMYEKLASYTLPFLVLAGFFHGLSFSQDVPGSSTPAFLAYTLTATLVQALIIYAFGVICRRISLKSPDGFEGLENILSAVGTGVALAYFVLAF
- a CDS encoding ankyrin repeat domain-containing protein, with product MKQLILVSLVLALAVACTQEKNEVRQAERLPEDTINPLLTLTSNDPAEVKAGLQTWLQYYPNDINRVFPGEATTALGLIAARYFQAANKAPWQELVNELLDQGADPNIFFNYEGMRRGLLHVASSKNDTALVGQLISRLGTIDPPLRLNCESPREEPTLADGVRLNLNLQEEKTGRTPLHYAVESANPDPSFIEYLLLQGANPDIQNESLQLASPYELVAANSALAGIFQRYSGPQIRYDGRLNSFINDEIEKTPDQRKTMLDLAKAYKDMVEKEGFQTVQDINRVITLCQTGEKANLLGYALQYLFPAVSAKVPQAVKARNDSIQVWMKDYGAKICLDDNLSIKDNEASVRTVSLKDFFKSSLALHSQTATAPVKTLNKSLWCSIVKPKAVEGGCWEPAADDALTPEAVCTP